Genomic DNA from Corylus avellana chromosome ca4, CavTom2PMs-1.0:
AtttgattctttaaaattatatatacgtctatatatataggaaagaCAAAGGATACTCTTGCGCTTTGCCGATTTGATTGAAAAGCACAATGACGAAATTGCGGCACTTGAGACTTGGGACAATGGAAAGCCATATGAACAGGCTACTAAAGTTGAAGTTCCAATGATGACACGTCTGATACGATACTATGCTGGTATGTATATCAGTTCTGATTTATAGATTCTGTCTGTTTTTGCGAGATTTTTAAGATTTCTATATACAAAATTTCAGGTTGGGCAGATAAGATTCATGGTCTCACAGCTCCAGCTGATGGACCATACCATGTGGAAACCTTGCATGAACCTATTGGTGTTGTGGGTCAGATTATTCCATGGAATTTTCCTCTTCTCATGTTTGCTTGGAAGATCGGTCCTGCATTAGCATGCGGCAACACTATTGTTCTTAAAACATCAGAGCTAACACCTTTGTCTGCTCTCTTTGTAGCAAATCTATTGCACGAGGTAGACCATGGTGAAACTTTATTGTCTTCTTTTAAGATGGTCTCTCATGAATGTTGTTTCATTCGCCAAATTTCATGAATAAAATATGTATGTGGCTTGGACCCTAAAAAATCCCGATGTTTTATATATACCACCTGTAAGATTTCTATCTCCTAATTTGTAGTAAGGCGATTAAATCCATTGAGTACTTAGTGTGCTTAAATCCACGgatgtggatatatatatattctactgTTTAAGtatcgagttttttttttttacctttctaTAACCTTTGGCTATTGTGATTGATAAATTCACCCACttattttttaagcttgctcatgactTCCAGCATATCATAATTATTTCAACTGATGGCAGTTGAAACATTTGAGCAGATAATGTGCACAAGTTTGTATGTAATTCAAGTCTTTCATACAATATTTGACAATAAAGTGCTTTTAATTCGTCTTTCCAATAGCGATTCATACAAGCTAAATCTTCTAATCGTTTATCGGGCCAAAGAAATTGGGTGCAAAAACCATAGAGGTCTCTTTATCTTATGTTCTGATCATTGATCTTTTTGACAGGCTGGACTTCCTCCAGGTGTTTTAAATGTGATTTCTGGTTTTGGTCCAACTGCTGGTGCAGCTATTGCCAGTCATATGGATGTGGATAAGGTAGTCTAAGATCTTTAGTATTGCATTCCTATTAAATGTAATATGCGTCTTAAGATAGTAAATTTTCTTGTATGGGTGTTTAGCATGCAACAGGGAATTTCTTTGGTATTCCATCAAATGTTGAAATGATTAGGGGCAGTGCTAGCAATCCAGGACGCATATTATCTATTATCCTGATCTTTGCTAGTATATCTCCTAAACTCTTAGTAATTTTTATGCAGGTTGCTTTCACTGGATCAACAAATACAGGAAAAGCTATTCTTGAAATGGCAGCGAAGAGTAATCTTAAGTCAGTAACTCTGGAACTTGGAGGGAAATCCCCCTTTATTGTATGTGAGGGTGCTGATGTAGATAAAGCTGTTGAGCTTGCGCACTTTGCTTTGTTCTTTAATCaggtttgtccaaaaaaattgtTCCGACTCCATGATTTGTCTCAAGGAAGTACTTAGAATTCATTTTATTGATCATATTATTTTGGGGCGATCTGCAGGGACAATGCTGCTGTGCTGGCTCTCGTACATTTGTACATGAAAGTATATACGATGAGTTTGTAGAGAAAGCAAAGGCTCGTGCTTTGAACCGTACTGTTGGTGACCCATTTAAGGGGGGCATTGAACAAGGTCCTCAGGTAAATCAGCAACAATAATTAATCCTCAAGTGAAAATTGGTTTTGAATGtcaaatcttatatatatatgttcaacaCTGATAAGCAACAATTTAACACTTTTGGTTACTGAAATAAACCAGATTGATACGAAACAATTTAAGAAGATCATGAAATACATAAAATCTGGTGTTGAAAGTGGAGCTACACTTGAAGCTGGAGGAGACAGACTTGGCAACAAGGGCTACTATATACAGCCCACGGTTTTCTCAAATGTTAAGGTACTTAATTATATCTTCTAGTCACTAGTTATTGCATCATTTTATGATGCTGTACAAAGATTGATATATGGTAACTTATATGATCAGGATAACATGTTGATAGCAAAGGAAGAGATATTTGGGCCAGTGCAGTCCATCCTGAAATTCAGGTGAGAAAAGAAGCATTTCTAAACATCTCATTAATTATCACCCTAAGCTCAAGCGCTAATGTTATTGGGTGATATCAGGGACCTTGACGAGGTGATACGAAGAGCAAATGACACTCATTATGGGCTTGGTGCTGGGGTGTTTACACAGAACATAGACACTGCTCAGACTTTGACACGTGCGCTACGAGTTGGGAGCGTGTGGGTAAATTGCTTTGATATATTTGATGCTGCAATTCCTTTTGGTGGGTACAAGATGAGTGGGCAGGGCCGAGAAAAAGGTATCTACTCTCTTTCAAATTACTTGCAAGTGAAGGCTGTCATTACTTCTTTGAAGAATCCAGCATGGCTCTAAATTCAACAAGCTACATACTCCTTTGAAGAATCCAGCATGCATGGCTCTAAATTcacaaataaagcaaataacGGTTCCAAATTTGAGGCTGTAAGCCTGTAATTGCaaactttatatataatttaagtgagcttttcaatatttttcttctttttcttggggTTTTTGTTTGATGTCGTCATAATATATTTtcaagcaaaaaagaaaaaaaaaatcatcaaaacattt
This window encodes:
- the LOC132179192 gene encoding aldehyde dehydrogenase family 2 member B7, mitochondrial-like — encoded protein: MASLVMCRQLSRSLSSASASSLFSIGRNATRSRVSCKYSTAAAAAAVEDPITPPVNVNFKQLLIDGKFVNAASGKTLPTLDPRTGDVIAHVAEGDAEDINRAVAAARKAFDEGPWPKMTAYERQRILLRFADLIEKHNDEIAALETWDNGKPYEQATKVEVPMMTRLIRYYAGWADKIHGLTAPADGPYHVETLHEPIGVVGQIIPWNFPLLMFAWKIGPALACGNTIVLKTSELTPLSALFVANLLHEAGLPPGVLNVISGFGPTAGAAIASHMDVDKVAFTGSTNTGKAILEMAAKSNLKSVTLELGGKSPFIVCEGADVDKAVELAHFALFFNQGQCCCAGSRTFVHESIYDEFVEKAKARALNRTVGDPFKGGIEQGPQIDTKQFKKIMKYIKSGVESGATLEAGGDRLGNKGYYIQPTVFSNVKDNMLIAKEEIFGPVQSILKFRDLDEVIRRANDTHYGLGAGVFTQNIDTAQTLTRALRVGSVWVNCFDIFDAAIPFGGYKMSGQGREKGIYSLSNYLQVKAVITSLKNPAWL